A region of the Bacillota bacterium genome:
CGCCTGGTGGAGTTCCGCGAGGAGCTGCCCAAGAGTACCGTGGGCAAGCTGCTGCGGCGGGTGCTGGTGGAGGAGGAGGCCGGACGGGCCCGGGGGCAGGGCGGATGAGCCGGCCGCAGCAGGCCGAGCGCTACCGCGAGATCCTGCGGGCGGCGGTCCACGTCATCGCCGCGCGCGGCTACCACGGCGCGCGCATCAGCGACATCGCCCGCGAGGCGGGCGTGGCCGACGGGACCGTCTATCTCTACTTCCGCAACAAGCAGGAGGTGCTGATCGCCGTCTTCCGCGACGGTATCGGCCGCTACCTGCGCAATCTGGAGGAGCGGCTCGAGGGCGCGGCCGACGCGCGAGAGGAGCTCGGCATCCTGGTGGAGACCCATCTGGGCGACCTGGGCAGCCGCCGCGAGTTCGCCCAGGTCACCC
Encoded here:
- a CDS encoding TetR family transcriptional regulator → MSRPQQAERYREILRAAVHVIAARGYHGARISDIAREAGVADGTVYLYFRNKQEVLIAVFRDGIGRYLRNLEERLEGAADAREELGILVETHLGDLGSRREFAQVTQIELRQSDGEIRRAIDAIMDPYFRRIDRIIERGREEGVFLPDVDRRVARRMIFGTLDQCVTSWVMSRHPYDLASIAPEVTRLLLGGLERR